The sequence TGCCGGGGCCTCCGCGATCGCCGATACCCTCGGCAGCAAGGAGATACTTGACAACATCGCGAAGCAGCACTCCCGGTACAGGGACCTCATCGAGGAGGAGGCAAAGTACGGCGGGTCGGGCGGCGCGCGTCGCCCCGGCTGGTACCGCCAGGAGAAGGAAAAGACCGTCGAGGCCATGATAGAGGAGGTCAAGAACCTTGAGCTCTATATCGAGGACGACACGAGAAACAGGATAGACGGGTTGGCAAAGGCGGGGACGAGGGCGCTCAAGACCGGCCTCATAATGGCAGCCTCATCGCTTCTCATCGGTATTCTCATCGCCGCGGGAATCACGCTCAGCATCACGCGGCCCCTTTCCGTCATAAAGAGGAAGACGCGAAAGATCTCAAGCGGTAACTTCGAGGACCCCCTCACCCTTTCTTCACCGCCGGAGATCGGGCACCTTGCGCGGGCCCTCAACCTCATGTGCGACAGGTTGAAAGAGGCGGAGAGGATGAAATCCGACTTCTTTTCTCTCATGGCTCACGAGCTCAGGACCCCCCTTGCTTCCATGAAAGGGGGCATCGCCCTCCTGAAGAGGGATGTCGACGGGTCGCACGGGCAAGCGAGGGACAAGGTCCTTGCCATCATGTCCGAGGAGTGCAACCGCTTGATAGAACACGTGAATTCCCTTCTCGACCTGTCAAAGATGGAAGCCGGCATTATTGACTTCAACTTTGCTCCCGGAGATGTTAAACCTATAGTGCAGAGGGCAGCTTCGGAGATCGAGCCGCTCTATGCCGCCAGGTCAATAACCTTCGAGTTCCATGAGACCGGGGAGATGCCGTCCGTCACGATGGATGGCGAAAGGGTCCTTCAGGTCATGCGGAACCTGCTCGGGAACGCGGTGAAATTCACGCCCGACGGAGGCCGCATAGCGGTATCCCTGAAGCCCGTTGCGGGAGGTGTGGAGATCTCCGTTGCCGATTCGGGGACGGGCATTCCGGAAGAGGACCGCACGGCGATCTTCGACAAGTACAGGCAGTCGGCGACGCGGGCCTACTCGGGGGGCACGGGTACCGGCCTTGGCCTCGCCATCGCGAAGCATGTGGTGGATGCCCATGGAGGCAGGATTTGGGTAGAAAGCGAATTGGGAAAAGGAAGCACATTTACGGTCTTCTTGCGGGGCTGATCGTGCTTCTTCTTTCCGGGTGCAGCTATGTTCCCATACAGAACAGCGCACCGGAGGACACCGTCAGGGAAGGCAACGCAAAGGAGGAGAAGCTGGCCGAAAGGCTGCAGAAGGCGGCGGAGCTCTACGGGCACGGCGACTTTGACGGCGGACTGAAGGCGAATCAGGCCATACTGTCCCTTTGCGGCAAGAAACCGCCCTGCGATCAGGCCCTGTTCAACATGGGCCTCATTTACGCCAGCAACAA comes from Syntrophorhabdus sp. and encodes:
- a CDS encoding tetratricopeptide repeat protein → MGRKRIGKRKHIYGLLAGLIVLLLSGCSYVPIQNSAPEDTVREGNAKEEKLAERLQKAAELYGHGDFDGGLKANQAILSLCGKKPPCDQALFNMGLIYASNNNAKRDYRKSMAMFQRVVREYPQSPLVPQAKTWIGVLDVIERSKEVDMEIERAKKKLAR
- a CDS encoding HAMP domain-containing protein; this translates as SVTGFSRLNVVSRLIIGFAALFAVTTSVSVYSMIKLNEFNKASAHMLELGERLIEHKERLSDALLSELSYEKKYAISKDPAFREGFVTAGRDFTKHLAGASAIADTLGSKEILDNIAKQHSRYRDLIEEEAKYGGSGGARRPGWYRQEKEKTVEAMIEEVKNLELYIEDDTRNRIDGLAKAGTRALKTGLIMAASSLLIGILIAAGITLSITRPLSVIKRKTRKISSGNFEDPLTLSSPPEIGHLARALNLMCDRLKEAERMKSDFFSLMAHELRTPLASMKGGIALLKRDVDGSHGQARDKVLAIMSEECNRLIEHVNSLLDLSKMEAGIIDFNFAPGDVKPIVQRAASEIEPLYAARSITFEFHETGEMPSVTMDGERVLQVMRNLLGNAVKFTPDGGRIAVSLKPVAGGVEISVADSGTGIPEEDRTAIFDKYRQSATRAYSGGTGTGLGLAIAKHVVDAHGGRIWVESELGKGSTFTVFLRG